The DNA window TAAATCATCCGGGTCATCGTAAACCGACCCGACACACTCAAAACTCGCGTAACTAAACCCATCCTCCGGCGTCACATGAATCGTCGAATACCGGTCCCCGTCGATCCCGTTCATCGAATACCCACAAGGAAAAAACGAAAATTCACAAATCAAACCGCTTGGATTAATGTCTCCAATTCCAGTCAAATGGGTCATCTCCTTTCCGGCCGAATTCCCTGTTTTTCCCTCGCCGGGCCGGCAGTAGAATTTCCGGGCAAGAATCCGGTCGAGCTCCGTCATACAAATTTCAACGGTGTAGAGAAACTCCAGGTTTGGGTGGAGGAAAACGGCATCATCGGCGGCGGAGAACACGTGCCAGGAATGCGACGGGAGATTTGAAGGGATAACCGAGGCTTTCCGGTAACGGAGGTTTTTGGGGAGTGATTCTTCTAAGTAACGGAGTTCTTCTTTGAAGCTCGAATGGGGAAAGGGTTGAGATTTGGGGAAAATGAAATTGCCTCTGGTGTAACGACAAGAACAGAGTTTGAGACCAAGATTGCGAGCTTGATTAAGGAAAGGGAAAATGGATTTGAGGAGCTGAGTGGTGCCGCAGGTTTTGATGATGATTTTTGTCGGATAGATAAAGAGGCTTGATTCCGACAGAACGTAGGCGTCGAAGAAGTGGTTTCCGACGGAGGAGACGATGGAGCAGTGGACGGTTCGGAGGATTTGTTCGAGGGAATTCGAGTCGATTTGGCGGAGACCCATGTGGATAATGGGTTCATCGCCGGTGAAATGAAGCTCAAGGCGCTTTTCGAAGCCTTCGAAACCAGAATCCGCCATTGATGAAGAACAGGATTTACAGTAGAACAGAGGATTGGAGTGAGAGTGGATGAAAGGGGATGAGATTTATAAGTGGATgggttagagagagaaagaagagagagagggaagcTGGTGAGGCAACAAAGAGCCATAATTAAGTCTCTGCTTTTGAAATCTTTCGAAACAGAGCATGtttggtagatattattcaACTCAATAGCCtttgtatttctctctcttttcaaaTCTACTAGTGATGGGTTTGAACGGTTACCGTTCATATAAAGCTGGACAGCAGACAATGTGAccgtgaggaggctgagccttgaAGGAAGGGGACATGAGAAGGTGTGTCAGCAAAGGTGTTGGGCCTCGAAAGAGAATGGATTAGagggtcccatatcgattggagaagggaacgagtgacagtaaggacgttggcccAAAGGAGTAGATTGGGGgctcccacatcgattgaagaagggaacaagtaCCCACGAGGATGCTGTGTCTCTGAAGTGGGgtgcattgtgagatcctacctctgttggaaggagaaagaagcattatttataagggtgtggaaacctctcccggTCAAATGCTTTTcaaaaacctcgagggaaagggtaaagagaataatatcgaCTAGCTGTGCATTTAACGGTTAAACAAGGCATAAAAGAACAcatttcatgattttttttttttgtttttgaaaccCGGCAAAGATTCAAGAactttactttacttttttattctttaggAGTTTCACCATAATAGATTAATGATATGGATCGAGACAAGATGATGAGGAATAGCTTGGAATTGAAACATTTAGATTATTGAGAAACAGCACGACAACTTCCCAAGTTTTGGACACAATCATAGGCTACGAAACTAGATGCTCTCGATTTCTCGTACATGTCGGCAATTATTAAGATTGATCAATCCCTTTGCAACGTTTAACCGAGTGTTATGTATCAAGTTGTAAAAAACAGAGCAACTGATACTCAtagtgttttttatttatcagagaatagaaagtcaAGAAGGCGCTGTGATCTCGAGCATGAAATTTGCATCATTTTGAAGAGTGTATGCAGTTTCATTTTCATGGTGGAGGGCCAATGTAGTACCGGTAACAAAATGTGAACTCGTGACATTTTGTATCCTAAACGAACGAGCTACGAAAATGTGAACTCGTTGAACTCTCACGTCGATGAAATCATTGTTATTGTAACAGTtaaagtccaccgctagcagatattgtttgttttgatccgttacgtatccctcacgatttttaaaacgcatctattaaggagaggtttctacaccttatACGTGGTTTCCACGCCTTTATAGTTTTATTCCACTtttcaaccaacgtgggatctcacaatccactttcTTGGGGGctagtgtccttactggcacaccgtcccgtgactgactctgatatcatttgtaacagcttaagcccaccgctagtagatattgtccactttggcccattacgcaTCATCATCAgtctctcacaatccactttcTTGTGGGctagtgtccttactggcacaccatcccgtgactgactctgatatcatttgtaacagctcaagcccaccgctagtagatattgtccactttggcccattacgtatcaccatcagtctctcacaatccacttccttgaGGGctagtgtccttactggcacaccgtcccgtgactgactctgatatcatttgtaacagctcaagcccaccgctagcagatattgtccactttggcccattacgtatcaccctCAGTCtctcacaattttttaaaacgcgtctattagagagaggttgtcacacccttataaagaatgctccgTTCCATCACcaattgatatgggatctcacagttacGATTAGGGTCATAGAAAACCGAGAATGTTGATGATAGtggtggaggaggaagagggtgGACATGATTGAAACAGATAGGTAATAAGAGACAGAGAATGCAGAAAGTGGGTGATAAAAGGGTTAaagaaagggagaaagaaTGATGAAAGTAAAAGAGTTAGGAAGAAAAAGGTTATGGAGAGTgtatgaagaagaagggtatGTGGGTGGCACAGGCAACACCACATTATGACCACCATCCCACCTCTTCTTCTTGCTGTCTCGTGATTTGTCCAACACGCTTTCATGCCTAAATTAGTGTCGAGCTACGTACGGTCATATTGCATATCCTATATTTGAGAGTCGACTCCTTTACTGATACCTATTTCGTTTGATACAGTTGTCAAACCCATATGACGGGACACTGGTGGTATCAGAGGCTTCTTTTACCCTTTTGAGTAAACGACGTAGAACCCAATTTGACTTCATAGTCTCCGAGGTCCCGTTTCCATTTCGAGACGCTTGACCTAAGTGGGTCCAGTGGTATCGGGTCAAGTTAATCAATAACGAATATGATGTGTCACTAATACATTACACATTGTTTCTCATCATTCAGCGCCACCGCAGTGCTCTCCAACAGTCACCGGCGACGGCGGAATTGTGGGCTTTCTTGGCTTCCTAGTACGGGTTCTTTCAATTTTCCGACATGTCGGCCCCGTATAGCCTTCCCATGTGCGACACTTGGATTTGTGGGCAAAACTGTTCCTCTTCAGCCGCCACACATGTCTTGCACGCCTACCTTTGCATATTTGTAATCTaatcatgttttttctttttttcttttttttttttaaattatttcttttagtcAATCTTATCAATAATAgggttttattttgatataacaCACAATAATCAATATTTATtgctatttattttaaaaatatactgACCGTAACAAGAGAGTAATGATGTTCAAAGGACATATCGGGCAGTCGTTCCAAGCACAACCGTCCATAAGGTCTTTTGAAATAGGTATTTTTACGGGCTTCACAAGACGCCAGAATTAAGCTTGTGAAGAGAGCTGTAGACGAAGATGCTGTAAATGAGGTAAACATTTATGAACTAAAACACGGTTAAAATGACTAAGgtgagttaaaaaaaatataaaatctacTAATTAGtaatgtaatattaaaatacataTACCTTATATTTCTCTCCCGTCAGCACTAATAAGCAAAAATGAGTGGcgatatagcatgctcaaaaAATTGCCTCGATAAAAATTGACCTCCACCACCTAAAATTCCccattatttgtaacaattcaatgTAATGGGTTGGTGGCCATAACAAATAGCCATatccaaaataattattaaaataaaaatatttatacgtttaaaaaataaagtcagactctatttataaagattttgttttggatcATATTTATCAATGTGGTTGTGCTTGATTTGTTCCATTCAGACATCGATAACTATAAGTTGGGTCGTTTTTCACTTTTGGATAATTCTCTTTccaaattttgacttttataCTACTGGTTGGTACCGTACACGTGCAATAGAGACTATGGTcgaatataaataatataaattattttattattattatggtaaAATAACAAGtaatcaaattattaagaaaaatatataattaatataactgattttttttttcaataaataaaattttcaactaattcaatttataccaataaagttttaaataaaaatataaaaaattaatttttccctcacatttttattttcttaatataattgtaaatatttctaaatttatagAGATGGGCCGACTAGGCCCATTTTAAGAGATGGACCTTGAACccaaattttgtaaatttagtataattagacaaaaaaaaaaaaattataaatatattagttacaaaaataattatgaataatgtaaaaaaattaaattgttaggATCAAAATTAgtaagttaattttaaattatttcaaatttaaaatattaataaaaaattgttcatttACATAATAGAAtacataatattattttaaaaattaattatttgatattagacttttaattattcaataatgaagaaaaaaattataggaaattaataatttatttaagaaagaaataataataataaatctatCTTAAACccaatttcattattaaaattttattttagaaaaaatataaggttaatttgaaatttaaataaaaacactaaaactaattattttagttttaatggCTATTGACATAAATTAATCTAACTAAATTAACTAATCTGTTGAACTGAaactaatttttgttaaaattatttccttttaattttttaaaaatccatttaaataaatacttgtTATTACACTTTTGCCCTCCCCGCTTTTTCCAGGAAACTCTGTAAGTTTTGAAGGCTCGCATTTCTGTAGTCACCTGTTCAATTTCCTCCATGGATCACTTTTCCGTCTTCCCCGGCGGCGATGGAGCGTCGGAACGGTCTGATTCTGAGGAGGAACATGACGACGGCGGTTCGGTTTCTAATATCTCCAATCCGAGTACTAGTTGGAGCTTTGGTGGCCTCATTAAGACTATCGCGACCAAGTCGGAATCTGTAATTTCGAACTACCGCCGTGATCTTGAGGAATTAGGATCCGGTTTGAGGAAGGAGACGTCGGTGATCCGCGAAGTCGCATCGCGTGCTGTGAAGGACCTTCCGACGACGCTTGATGTCGGCGCGTCTGTTGTGCAGGAGTCGCTGGAGTCAGTCGGCGAAGCTATAGACGATATCGGAAGCGCCGTCTGGAAATCGACGTCGAAGATTATCTCACATGGTAGGGAAACGTTTTTAGCTTCTGATCTTGTTTCTGAAAAGCATGAAAATAGCAGCGATGTTGTTTTTTCGTTCAAGCAATTAGGAAGTAGCACGGCTAGAAAACTCG is part of the Cucurbita pepo subsp. pepo cultivar mu-cu-16 chromosome LG03, ASM280686v2, whole genome shotgun sequence genome and encodes:
- the LOC111789664 gene encoding S-adenosylmethionine decarboxylase proenzyme 4-like produces the protein MADSGFEGFEKRLELHFTGDEPIIHMGLRQIDSNSLEQILRTVHCSIVSSVGNHFFDAYVLSESSLFIYPTKIIIKTCGTTQLLKSIFPFLNQARNLGLKLCSCRYTRGNFIFPKSQPFPHSSFKEELRYLEESLPKNLRYRKASVIPSNLPSHSWHVFSAADDAVFLHPNLEFLYTVEICMTELDRILARKFYCRPGEGKTGNSAGKEMTHLTGIGDINPSGLICEFSFFPCGYSMNGIDGDRYSTIHVTPEDGFSYASFECVGSVYDDPDDLVRTLKKVVQIFRPASMSVATTGAGHEIWTRVAGALDPLGFKCRSCAVDDFPAAGSVVFQTFTARRK